A genome region from Paramisgurnus dabryanus chromosome 12, PD_genome_1.1, whole genome shotgun sequence includes the following:
- the selenol gene encoding selenoprotein L isoform X2, which translates to MATVDQNALNEALKDLIAFCRTSLDHVEKDIAQGGTLLDIANRKIRPLFGLMSAGAKFLNSLGVKNIKEAESIWEDFFQITEVRDNVESLLQLEVEWDTFLKRLDDQMKMSDTVLSQCPAAQMLSSDTQLINVQTKENVTLGQYLGKGENILLVLLRHFGUQPURDHLTELTNSKDLLEAQSVRVLVVSYGSLEGATFWLDQTGIEFDMLFDAERVVYQALGLGSSFAKVMKFRSVLHYSEFLVMNRKFPDVPPQFLNDLFQMGGDFVLDEDGKVIFSYRCKNPADRPAAAQILAAVSAHAGFC; encoded by the exons ATGGCTACAGTGGATCAAAATGCTCTTAATGAAGCTCTGAAAGATCTCATTGCTTTTTGTAGAACATCGCTGGATCATGTAGAGAAAGACATCGCGCAGG GTGGTACTTTGCTTGATATTGCTAATCGGAAAATTCGCCCTTTATTTGGCCTGATGTCAGCTGGGGCCAAGTTCTTAAACAG tcTGGGTGTGAAGAACATTAAAGAAGCAGAAAGTATATGGGAAGATTTTTTTCA GATAACTGAGGTCCGAGATAATGTTGAAAGCTTACTGCAGCTGGAA GTGGAGTGGGACACCTTTTTAAAACGTCTGGACGATCAGATGAAAATGAGCGACACAGTTCTTTCACAGTGTCCTGCAGCCCAGATGCTAAGCTCAGATACACAGCTCATAAATGTTCAAACTAAAGA GAATGTGACACTGGGTCAGTACTTGGGGAAGGGAGAGAATATTCTCCTTGTGCTGCTTCGACATTTCGGGTGACAGCCATGACGAGACCACTTGACTGAGCTGACGAACAGCAAG GATCTCCTAGAAGCTCAGTCAGTCCGCGTGCTGGTGGTCTCGTATGGTTCTCTGGAAGGGGCAACTTTCTGGCTTGATCAGACAGGCATTGAATTTGACATGTTGTTTGATGCAGAAAGAGTG GTTTACCAAGCATTGGGCCTGGGTTCATCGTTTGCAAAGGTGATGAAGTTTAGGTCAGTGCTTCACTACTCTGAATTTCTGGTGATGAACAGAAAGTTCCCTGACGTGCCACCACAGTTCCTCAACGATCTGTTTCAG aTGGGTGGTGATTTTGTGCTGGATGAAGATGGTAAAGTAATATTTTCTTACCGGTGTAAAAACCCTGCGG
- the selenol gene encoding selenoprotein L isoform X1, whose amino-acid sequence MATVDQNALNEALKDLIAFCRTSLDHVEKDIAQGIQKADLTSYWCSFASGTLLDIANRKIRPLFGLMSAGAKFLNSLGVKNIKEAESIWEDFFQITEVRDNVESLLQLEVEWDTFLKRLDDQMKMSDTVLSQCPAAQMLSSDTQLINVQTKENVTLGQYLGKGENILLVLLRHFGUQPURDHLTELTNSKDLLEAQSVRVLVVSYGSLEGATFWLDQTGIEFDMLFDAERVVYQALGLGSSFAKVMKFRSVLHYSEFLVMNRKFPDVPPQFLNDLFQMGGDFVLDEDGKVIFSYRCKNPADRPAAAQILAAVSAHAGFC is encoded by the exons ATGGCTACAGTGGATCAAAATGCTCTTAATGAAGCTCTGAAAGATCTCATTGCTTTTTGTAGAACATCGCTGGATCATGTAGAGAAAGACATCGCGCAGGGTATACAAAAAGCTGATTTAACTTCCTACTGGTGCAGCTTTGCCA GTGGTACTTTGCTTGATATTGCTAATCGGAAAATTCGCCCTTTATTTGGCCTGATGTCAGCTGGGGCCAAGTTCTTAAACAG tcTGGGTGTGAAGAACATTAAAGAAGCAGAAAGTATATGGGAAGATTTTTTTCA GATAACTGAGGTCCGAGATAATGTTGAAAGCTTACTGCAGCTGGAA GTGGAGTGGGACACCTTTTTAAAACGTCTGGACGATCAGATGAAAATGAGCGACACAGTTCTTTCACAGTGTCCTGCAGCCCAGATGCTAAGCTCAGATACACAGCTCATAAATGTTCAAACTAAAGA GAATGTGACACTGGGTCAGTACTTGGGGAAGGGAGAGAATATTCTCCTTGTGCTGCTTCGACATTTCGGGTGACAGCCATGACGAGACCACTTGACTGAGCTGACGAACAGCAAG GATCTCCTAGAAGCTCAGTCAGTCCGCGTGCTGGTGGTCTCGTATGGTTCTCTGGAAGGGGCAACTTTCTGGCTTGATCAGACAGGCATTGAATTTGACATGTTGTTTGATGCAGAAAGAGTG GTTTACCAAGCATTGGGCCTGGGTTCATCGTTTGCAAAGGTGATGAAGTTTAGGTCAGTGCTTCACTACTCTGAATTTCTGGTGATGAACAGAAAGTTCCCTGACGTGCCACCACAGTTCCTCAACGATCTGTTTCAG aTGGGTGGTGATTTTGTGCTGGATGAAGATGGTAAAGTAATATTTTCTTACCGGTGTAAAAACCCTGCGG
- the selenol gene encoding selenoprotein L isoform X3, whose translation MKMDSGGTLLDIANRKIRPLFGLMSAGAKFLNSLGVKNIKEAESIWEDFFQITEVRDNVESLLQLEVEWDTFLKRLDDQMKMSDTVLSQCPAAQMLSSDTQLINVQTKENVTLGQYLGKGENILLVLLRHFGUQPURDHLTELTNSKDLLEAQSVRVLVVSYGSLEGATFWLDQTGIEFDMLFDAERVVYQALGLGSSFAKVMKFRSVLHYSEFLVMNRKFPDVPPQFLNDLFQMGGDFVLDEDGKVIFSYRCKNPADRPAAAQILAAVSAHAGFC comes from the exons ATGAAAATGGATTCGG GTGGTACTTTGCTTGATATTGCTAATCGGAAAATTCGCCCTTTATTTGGCCTGATGTCAGCTGGGGCCAAGTTCTTAAACAG tcTGGGTGTGAAGAACATTAAAGAAGCAGAAAGTATATGGGAAGATTTTTTTCA GATAACTGAGGTCCGAGATAATGTTGAAAGCTTACTGCAGCTGGAA GTGGAGTGGGACACCTTTTTAAAACGTCTGGACGATCAGATGAAAATGAGCGACACAGTTCTTTCACAGTGTCCTGCAGCCCAGATGCTAAGCTCAGATACACAGCTCATAAATGTTCAAACTAAAGA GAATGTGACACTGGGTCAGTACTTGGGGAAGGGAGAGAATATTCTCCTTGTGCTGCTTCGACATTTCGGGTGACAGCCATGACGAGACCACTTGACTGAGCTGACGAACAGCAAG GATCTCCTAGAAGCTCAGTCAGTCCGCGTGCTGGTGGTCTCGTATGGTTCTCTGGAAGGGGCAACTTTCTGGCTTGATCAGACAGGCATTGAATTTGACATGTTGTTTGATGCAGAAAGAGTG GTTTACCAAGCATTGGGCCTGGGTTCATCGTTTGCAAAGGTGATGAAGTTTAGGTCAGTGCTTCACTACTCTGAATTTCTGGTGATGAACAGAAAGTTCCCTGACGTGCCACCACAGTTCCTCAACGATCTGTTTCAG aTGGGTGGTGATTTTGTGCTGGATGAAGATGGTAAAGTAATATTTTCTTACCGGTGTAAAAACCCTGCGG